One part of the Anaeromyxobacter sp. Fw109-5 genome encodes these proteins:
- a CDS encoding P1 family peptidase: protein MPDDRATNEPRRRARELGIPLGRYKPGRWNAITDVAGVKVGHATIIRGAAGPLKVGKGPVRTGVTAILPNPANVFEERVVGGGFILNGAGEVSGMTQLLEWGLIETPIFLTNTLSVGAVSDAAVKWMVDRFPGIGHEHDVIIPLVGECDDSWLNDIAGRHVKEEHVSEALRTASDGPVAEGSVGGGTGMITCDFKAGIGTSSRKLPEALGGYTVGVLVMSNFGVMRQLRVGGLPVGEVLEGRYQSVPRRTQNYGSIIAVIATDAPLITHQLNRIAKRAALGIGRVGSTAMHGSGEIVLAFSTANKVPRETRKMVYRVKILLDQRLDPLYEAVIEATEEAILNSLCMARDLEGANGHVSRALPLSDVKELVEHWLSREGREPAPAAPRAGDFPASRPRSPAAPARPSAVRGAEGMPRPARTPGAPPATRIDRNDARSDSQEAKAEAAGGEGAPRPDGRAPGDGD, encoded by the coding sequence ATGCCCGACGACCGTGCCACGAACGAGCCTCGCCGCCGCGCGCGCGAGCTGGGGATCCCGCTCGGCCGGTACAAGCCCGGCCGCTGGAACGCCATCACCGACGTGGCGGGCGTGAAGGTGGGCCACGCGACGATCATCCGCGGCGCGGCCGGTCCGCTGAAGGTGGGCAAGGGACCGGTCCGCACCGGCGTCACCGCCATCCTCCCGAACCCGGCGAACGTGTTCGAGGAGCGGGTGGTGGGGGGCGGCTTCATCCTCAACGGCGCCGGCGAGGTCTCGGGCATGACGCAGCTGCTCGAGTGGGGGCTCATCGAGACCCCGATCTTCCTCACCAACACCCTCTCGGTCGGGGCGGTCTCGGACGCGGCCGTGAAGTGGATGGTGGACCGGTTCCCCGGGATCGGCCACGAGCACGACGTCATCATCCCGCTCGTCGGCGAGTGCGACGACTCCTGGCTGAACGACATCGCCGGGCGCCACGTGAAGGAGGAGCACGTCTCCGAGGCGCTCCGCACCGCGAGCGACGGGCCGGTCGCGGAGGGGAGCGTCGGTGGCGGCACGGGCATGATCACCTGCGACTTCAAGGCGGGGATCGGCACCTCGAGCCGCAAGCTCCCGGAGGCGCTCGGCGGCTACACCGTGGGCGTGCTGGTGATGTCGAACTTCGGCGTGATGCGGCAGCTCAGGGTGGGCGGGCTGCCGGTGGGCGAGGTGCTCGAGGGGCGCTACCAGTCGGTCCCGCGCCGCACCCAGAACTACGGCTCCATCATCGCGGTCATCGCGACCGACGCGCCGCTCATCACCCACCAGCTCAACCGCATCGCGAAGCGCGCCGCGCTCGGCATCGGCCGCGTCGGCTCGACCGCGATGCACGGCTCCGGCGAGATCGTCCTCGCGTTCTCGACGGCCAACAAGGTGCCGCGCGAGACGCGCAAGATGGTCTACCGCGTGAAGATCCTGCTCGACCAGCGGCTCGACCCCCTGTACGAGGCGGTCATCGAGGCGACGGAGGAGGCGATCCTCAACTCCCTGTGCATGGCGCGCGACCTCGAAGGCGCGAACGGGCACGTGTCCCGGGCGCTGCCGCTGAGCGACGTGAAGGAGCTCGTCGAGCACTGGCTCTCCCGCGAGGGGCGGGAGCCCGCCCCGGCGGCCCCGCGGGCCGGGGACTTCCCCGCGTCGCGCCCCAGGAGCCCTGCCGCCCCGGCTCGCCCGAGCGCGGTGCGCGGCGCCGAGGGCATGCCGCGACCGGCGCGGACCCCCGGCGCTCCCCCGGCGACGCGCATCGATCGGAATGACGCGCGCAGCGACTCCCAGGAGGCGAAGGCGGAGGCGGCGGGAGGGGAGGGCGCCCCTCGCCCGGACGGCCGCGCGCCCGGCGACGGCGATTAG
- a CDS encoding aminopeptidase — translation MANSKSKHMRMKSERRQKWKARKRRQKAAKAKK, via the coding sequence ATGGCCAACTCGAAGAGCAAGCACATGCGGATGAAGAGCGAGCGGCGCCAGAAGTGGAAGGCCCGCAAGAGGCGCCAGAAGGCCGCCAAGGCGAAGAAGTAG
- a CDS encoding endo alpha-1,4 polygalactosaminidase: MRKPAILAAVLSLTSLASACGGGASSCPDDDVTCAAAAGPVVGAAVGDDPAAGGSPEGGSTTFRGDGSPTPSFGGWAWGDVPADAVARAGFDWFETGYPGDVRTNEVLTQAGVRPFAYVNLGELHDDLRDESGYSGEILRTNGDWGTHLIDVTHPSWQDWLVRRADEAYRSGSRGIKWDVATPDVPPGKTRADVNDAIASVMQRILDQHPDMKFIFNQGCEFALAYPQLVHGVETEGLFSASSYPEAYLEPWQDPFYWGPQFEQLKTLRERGIPVFVAEYADPFSQEARALHDAIAAQGFVPYITSERWDIRGRGYQIEPGW, translated from the coding sequence TTGAGAAAGCCCGCCATCCTCGCCGCAGTGCTCTCGCTCACCTCTCTCGCCAGCGCGTGCGGAGGGGGCGCCTCCTCGTGCCCCGACGACGACGTGACCTGTGCGGCCGCGGCTGGCCCTGTCGTGGGCGCCGCGGTCGGGGACGATCCCGCCGCGGGCGGTAGCCCTGAGGGGGGCAGCACGACCTTCCGCGGCGACGGCTCGCCGACGCCGTCGTTCGGAGGCTGGGCGTGGGGCGACGTGCCGGCGGACGCGGTCGCGCGCGCCGGCTTCGACTGGTTCGAGACCGGCTACCCCGGCGACGTTCGGACGAACGAGGTCCTCACGCAGGCGGGCGTGCGCCCCTTCGCGTACGTCAACCTGGGCGAGCTGCACGACGACCTGCGCGACGAGTCGGGGTACAGCGGCGAGATCCTGCGGACGAACGGCGACTGGGGGACGCACCTCATCGACGTGACGCACCCCTCGTGGCAGGACTGGCTCGTCCGTCGCGCGGACGAGGCCTATCGCTCCGGCTCCAGGGGGATCAAGTGGGACGTGGCGACGCCCGACGTGCCGCCCGGCAAGACGCGCGCGGACGTGAACGACGCGATCGCGTCGGTGATGCAGCGGATCCTCGACCAGCACCCCGACATGAAGTTCATCTTCAACCAGGGGTGCGAGTTCGCCCTCGCGTATCCGCAGCTCGTCCACGGCGTCGAGACCGAGGGCCTCTTCTCCGCCTCGAGCTATCCCGAGGCGTACCTCGAGCCGTGGCAGGACCCGTTCTACTGGGGCCCGCAGTTCGAGCAGCTGAAGACGCTCCGCGAGCGCGGCATCCCGGTCTTCGTCGCGGAGTACGCCGACCCCTTCAGCCAGGAGGCGCGCGCGCTCCACGACGCCATCGCGGCGCAGGGCTTCGTCCCGTACATCACGAGCGAGCGCTGGGACATCCGCGGCCGCGGCTACCAGATCGAGCCCGGCTGGTGA
- a CDS encoding endo alpha-1,4 polygalactosaminidase has protein sequence MPSFGGWAGADLPAEAVARAGFEWFETGYPGDSRTNEVLANAGVRPFAYINLGELKDDVWAAAEYGGEILRTNSAWGTHLVDVTHPSWQDWLVRRADEAYRSGSRGIKWDVGTPDVPPGKTREDVNAAMASVMQRILDQHPDLKFLFNQAFEFALAYPHLVHGIETEGLFSARSFPAAYLQPWEDPWYWGPQFHQLKALQALGIPVIVAEYADPSSQEARELYDAIAAEGFVPYITSEEWNVRGWGYDVPPGW, from the coding sequence ATGCCGTCGTTCGGCGGCTGGGCCGGGGCCGACCTGCCGGCGGAGGCCGTCGCCCGCGCGGGCTTCGAGTGGTTCGAGACCGGCTATCCCGGTGACTCGCGGACGAACGAGGTCCTCGCGAACGCGGGGGTGCGCCCCTTCGCGTACATCAACCTGGGCGAGCTGAAGGACGACGTGTGGGCGGCGGCGGAGTACGGCGGAGAGATCCTGCGGACGAACTCCGCATGGGGGACGCACCTCGTCGACGTGACGCACCCGTCGTGGCAGGACTGGCTCGTCCGCCGCGCCGACGAGGCGTATCGCTCCGGCTCCCGCGGCATCAAGTGGGACGTCGGGACGCCCGACGTGCCACCCGGCAAGACGCGCGAGGACGTGAACGCCGCCATGGCGTCGGTGATGCAACGGATCCTCGACCAGCACCCCGACCTGAAGTTCCTCTTCAACCAGGCCTTCGAGTTCGCCCTCGCGTATCCGCACCTCGTCCACGGCATCGAGACCGAGGGGCTCTTCTCGGCCAGGAGCTTTCCCGCCGCGTACCTTCAGCCGTGGGAGGACCCGTGGTACTGGGGGCCGCAGTTCCACCAGCTGAAGGCGCTGCAGGCCCTCGGGATCCCCGTCATCGTCGCGGAGTACGCCGACCCCTCCAGCCAGGAGGCGCGCGAGCTGTACGACGCCATCGCGGCGGAGGGTTTCGTCCCGTACATCACGAGCGAGGAGTGGAACGTCCGCGGCTGGGGCTACGACGTGCCGCCCGGCTGGTGA
- a CDS encoding glycosyltransferase family 4 protein, protein MPDTEPKPKARRGRVAYLMSWFPAPTETFILHELLELRRQGLDIDVYPLLGAAPGPRHPGAEEMVARTRYHRGLSGEVVAAQLHWLRRRPIAYLRAWARALRGNLRSPGFLARAAVVVPRAAFIAREVEAGGHAHVHAHWATHPALAALVVKELTGTGYSFTAHAHDLYLDRAMLDEKVREARFVVTISEYNRAFLRDLYGEEAAAKTTVIRCGVDPTRFQPRPQPVRQGPPIIACVAGLRDYKGHRHLLDACALLRDRGVAFRCVLVGDGPERAALQRQLAALQLEQVELLGAMPQDKVRELLGAADVVVHPSVVTGAGMMDGIPVALMEAMAMACPVVSTRVSGIPELVRDGKTGLLVEQRDAAGLADAIQRLVEDPALARRLALAGRRAVLREFTLERNGALLLERFSEFIGGGSARSARRRNGAGGARAQPIPLAPRSGARAEPKRPRTLTPGA, encoded by the coding sequence ATGCCCGACACCGAGCCGAAGCCGAAGGCGCGCCGCGGGCGCGTCGCGTACCTGATGTCCTGGTTCCCGGCGCCGACCGAGACCTTCATCCTGCACGAGCTGCTCGAGCTCCGGCGCCAGGGGCTGGACATCGACGTCTACCCGCTGCTGGGCGCCGCGCCCGGGCCACGCCATCCGGGCGCCGAGGAGATGGTGGCCCGGACGCGCTACCACCGCGGGCTCTCGGGCGAGGTCGTCGCCGCGCAGCTGCACTGGCTCAGGAGGCGACCGATCGCCTACCTGCGCGCCTGGGCCCGCGCCCTGCGCGGGAACCTGCGCTCCCCCGGGTTCCTCGCCCGCGCGGCGGTGGTGGTGCCGCGGGCGGCGTTCATCGCGCGCGAGGTCGAGGCGGGAGGCCACGCGCACGTCCACGCCCACTGGGCGACGCACCCCGCCCTCGCGGCGCTCGTGGTGAAGGAGCTCACCGGCACGGGCTACAGCTTCACCGCCCACGCGCACGACCTGTACCTCGACCGCGCCATGCTCGACGAGAAGGTCCGGGAGGCGCGCTTCGTCGTCACGATCTCCGAGTACAACCGCGCCTTCCTGCGCGATCTGTATGGCGAGGAGGCGGCGGCCAAGACCACCGTCATCCGCTGCGGCGTGGACCCGACGCGCTTCCAGCCGCGCCCCCAGCCGGTGCGGCAGGGCCCGCCGATCATCGCCTGCGTCGCCGGGCTGCGCGACTACAAGGGCCACCGCCACCTCCTGGACGCCTGCGCGCTGCTGCGCGACCGCGGCGTCGCGTTCCGCTGCGTCCTGGTGGGCGACGGGCCCGAGCGCGCCGCGCTCCAGCGCCAGCTCGCGGCGCTGCAGCTCGAGCAGGTGGAGCTCCTCGGGGCGATGCCGCAGGACAAGGTGCGCGAGCTCCTCGGCGCCGCCGACGTGGTCGTCCACCCGAGCGTCGTGACCGGAGCGGGGATGATGGACGGCATCCCCGTGGCGCTGATGGAGGCGATGGCGATGGCCTGCCCGGTCGTCTCGACGCGCGTCTCGGGCATCCCGGAGCTCGTGCGGGATGGGAAGACAGGGCTGCTCGTGGAGCAGCGCGACGCGGCGGGGCTCGCCGACGCGATCCAGCGGCTCGTCGAGGACCCGGCGCTCGCGCGCAGGCTGGCGCTCGCCGGCCGGCGCGCAGTGCTGCGCGAGTTCACCCTCGAGCGGAACGGGGCGCTGCTGCTCGAGAGGTTCTCGGAGTTCATCGGCGGAGGGTCGGCGCGGAGCGCGAGACGGCGGAACGGCGCCGGGGGCGCCCGCGCGCAGCCCATCCCGCTCGCGCCGCGCAGCGGCGCTCGGGCGGAGCCGAAGCGCCCCCGCACCCTGACCCCCGGTGCGTAG
- a CDS encoding glycosyltransferase family 4 protein, with amino-acid sequence MTDATGAGSSARPIVRVAMLTALYPPSVGGIQSHTFSLSRALAAKGAEVHVVTRRAAGHPLHAVEGRLHVHRVGAPPGSSGPLATLAYVAGAARLVASLTPRVDVVHAHQLLSPSSAALLVKALAGTPVLLNPHACGTIGDVGVLSSTALGRLRLRATVARADAFVAISGPIHAELRGAGVPEERILTIPNGVELDRFRPADPDERGALRRALGLPPGPLVVYTGRLAPEKGVDLLLAAWPAVVARLPAARLWLLGEGTERARLEEAARRTGVADSVALPGAAPDVAPFVRAADAAVLPSRTEGMPVALLEAMACGVPAVATAVGGSVEVLRDGVTGRLVPPERPDALAAGLLEALREPDARERARAARDEVAARYGLDRVADTFLEVYSRLRRNEPAAGGGAESRCPTPSRSRRRAAGASRT; translated from the coding sequence GTGACCGACGCGACCGGCGCGGGGAGCTCGGCGCGCCCGATCGTCCGGGTGGCCATGCTGACCGCCCTCTATCCGCCGTCCGTCGGCGGCATCCAGAGCCACACGTTCTCGCTGTCCCGCGCGCTCGCGGCGAAGGGCGCGGAGGTGCACGTCGTGACCCGCCGCGCGGCTGGCCATCCGCTCCACGCCGTCGAGGGGCGCCTTCACGTGCACCGCGTGGGGGCTCCGCCGGGCTCGTCCGGGCCGCTCGCGACGCTGGCGTACGTCGCCGGCGCGGCGCGCCTCGTGGCGTCGCTCACGCCCCGCGTGGACGTGGTCCACGCGCACCAGCTCCTGTCGCCCTCGTCGGCGGCCCTCCTCGTCAAGGCGCTCGCCGGGACGCCCGTCCTGCTGAACCCGCACGCCTGCGGGACCATCGGCGACGTGGGAGTCCTCTCGTCGACGGCCCTCGGCCGGCTGCGGCTGCGCGCGACGGTGGCTCGGGCGGACGCCTTCGTCGCCATCAGCGGACCGATCCACGCCGAGCTGCGCGGAGCCGGGGTCCCGGAGGAGCGCATCCTCACGATCCCGAACGGCGTGGAGCTCGATCGCTTCCGGCCTGCCGATCCGGACGAGCGCGGCGCGCTCCGCCGGGCGCTCGGCCTCCCCCCGGGACCGCTCGTCGTCTACACCGGACGGCTGGCGCCGGAGAAGGGCGTGGACCTGCTCCTCGCGGCGTGGCCGGCGGTCGTCGCGCGGCTCCCCGCGGCCCGGCTGTGGCTGCTCGGCGAGGGGACGGAGCGCGCGCGCCTCGAGGAGGCCGCGCGCCGGACCGGCGTCGCCGACTCCGTCGCCCTCCCCGGCGCCGCCCCCGACGTGGCGCCCTTCGTGCGGGCCGCGGACGCGGCGGTGCTGCCGTCGCGCACCGAGGGGATGCCGGTCGCGCTGCTCGAGGCGATGGCGTGCGGGGTGCCCGCCGTGGCGACCGCGGTGGGCGGCTCGGTCGAGGTGCTGCGCGACGGAGTGACCGGCCGGCTCGTGCCCCCCGAGCGCCCGGACGCGCTGGCGGCGGGACTGCTCGAGGCCCTGCGCGAGCCGGACGCGCGCGAGCGGGCGCGGGCCGCGCGCGACGAGGTCGCCGCCCGCTATGGGCTCGATCGCGTCGCCGACACCTTCCTGGAGGTCTACTCGCGGCTTCGCCGGAACGAGCCGGCGGCCGGCGGGGGAGCAGAGAGCCGATGCCCGACACCGAGCCGAAGCCGAAGGCGCGCCGCGGGCGCGTCGCGTACCTGA